In Sphaeramia orbicularis chromosome 12, fSphaOr1.1, whole genome shotgun sequence, the following proteins share a genomic window:
- the LOC115430382 gene encoding UPF0606 protein KIAA1549, translated as MDPMTPAGPVTMMEPGTMMDPRTSAYRRTLAALLLVMGTLVSMVTSGSPVAGKLDLNRTAEPPSRPSLSSSSSSSSSSSSSLRQLAASPPSDSSYHSNTGGTGSAEDSDSGAQGIHLLLRPPDLLSPSLPPPLPPHSQPTLTPPPPWEQGPSLEEAWGSGDYLETLSFMVPDGEELALATPLPSHPYDDDTGGEWVSYDTAFPARPTLPLSSRLPLFPSSSSTPSIELHTRPAHPDVFPTWEEDYDLEDMMPLEPTELLLPDMNSLEYYTNLIAREREKERERERERTLSKSSISPTTTHTPPHHPTAPSPSSSPPVGQEPKRPFEGPTPPLALSPTLTGEVRPPAPSLHPTIKAPSAPPAPPAPPSPRPKDHVLTPGRQPPRPPSNTTGRVPPPPPLGPPTRPDRPEKIPVVTEKPMKIPPTKPSTTTTTTKVTTTTTAITTTTQITAISLTRAPPVTTPRVTPPSRQYLCNITKPEMYLVRVVSSKGSSAGFSQVRELLKREFNRSVELQFLRTPSSFAFRVVSGPLIYTSISVINALRPPVRTSGPVPTVSPLYTIPDLTYQIHSVLQFVPTHIDVRLCNFSERVEKGLLMAYAETRRRSHETGNVTVQLLNITVGVARLREQKVPVDITFAVRDGRGYLPGSEVSEHLRKLSLVEFSFYIGFPVLQIAEPFHYPELNTSHHLRSTWVRTVLLGVQEQMVAERSFKARLERRLALLLEEGLSGVRRRYTRATAVGNNSLQVVRVARLSGAERPLEVLYFVEGPGGERIPAEVTAATLNRLDLQRAAIVLGHRVQRPLAQPVETLSVPPSETQSSSIWLIVGVVVPVLLAVFIIIILYWKLCGSDKLEFQPDAINTIQQRQKLQAPSVKGFDFAKLHLGQHSKDDIMVIQEPGPLPAPVKEATPSDGGDLNTPKSKGSSTKAARSSRRRGRLSPSDGDSLGSDQSSGRESAEESTRPVATPSEGKQHRKTPKNGRSKMAAPSGSGPDELLSSSSIFDHVDRLSRGSSDGTRRQANKVQLIAMQPRPSPPLQHPPTQLSPTLTEKVNTEVALRHKSEIEHHRNKLRQRAKRRGQCEFPSMDDIMDAFGDGPVQSEAAQRLYSSAHDHMDCILQTDAPSPPTPTDSRRRGRRSPRGRRAQPGPGSLPDTDRDRLLTDQSATYRKYPGLNNVAYMSDPDLPPDHGSPSPTDEVFDPAPPPPPYMPPQPSIEEARQQMHSLLDDAFALVSPSSQGSAGVSGVSPALPSPSPQARPSGRQWGSYPAAPSHSPFSARYAELGMSPTSVQGLLQRQGLSSGGYASTGDQLQEAVYSNRGQYDDPPSSSRPRPVGGSTGAQLHHLTQVGLSSQIGAYPGVGRSMSGPTGSSWNQQHSDQDLSRPGASRESVLSFPEFSSSSVFQMPSSSLRDSSAPPLLLTSPTPEYPPEDASPSAHTSASLIKAIREELRRLAQKQAAVTSYP; from the exons ATGGACCCTATGACGCCGGCGGGGCCCGTCACCATGATGGAGCCCGGTACCATGATGGACCCCAGAACCTCCGCCTACAGGCGAACTCTCGCCGCGCTGCTGTTGGTGATGGGCACGCTGGTTTCCATGGTGACCTCAGGCTCACCTGTTGCAG GTAAGCTGGACCTGAACCGGACAGCGGAGCCTCCATCACGTCCTTcattatcctcctcctcctcttcctcctcttcctcctcttcctctcttagACAACTAGCTGCCAGCCCCCCCTCAGACTCCAGTTACCATAGTAACACAGGTGGTACAGGCTCAGCAGAGGACTCGGACTCTGGGGCTCAGGGCATCCATCTCCTGCTCAGACCACCAGATTTGTTGTCCCCCAGCCTCCCCCCACCTCTCCCCCCACACAGCCAGCCCACCttaactcctcctcctccgtgGGAGCAGGGCCCCTCACTGGAGGAGGCCTGGGGTTCCGGAGACTACCTGGAGACTCTGTCCTTCATGGTGCCTGATGGCGAGGAGCTGGCCCTGGCTACACCTCTGCCGAGCCACCCCTACGATGATGACACCGGAGGGGAGTGGGTCTCCTATGACACTGCCTTTCCTGCCCGTCCcactctccccctctcttcccgCCTCCCCCtcttcccctcctcttcctccacccccAGTATTGAACTGCACACTCGCCCTGCTCACCCAGACGTCTTCCCTACCTGGGAGGAGGACTACGACCTGGAGGACATGATGCCTCTGGAGCCAACAGAGCTGCTGCTGCCGGACATGAACAGTCTGGAGTACTACACCAACCTGATCGCCcgagagagggagaaggagagggagagagagagagagcggacCCTTTCAAAATCCTCCATCTCTCCTACAACCACCCACACCCCCCCACACCATCCAACTGCCCCGTCCCCCAGCTCTAGCCCCCCAGTAGGACAGGAGCCTAAACGGCCATTTGAGGGTCCCACACCTCCACTTGCCCTTTCACCAACTCTAACAGGTGAGGTGAGGCCACCTGCTCCATCACTACACCCCACCATCAAGGCTCCATCCGCTccccctgctcctcctgctccgcCTTCTCCCCGGCCCAAAGACCATGTTCTTACTCCAGGGAGACAACCTCCACGCCCTCCCTCCAACACCACTGGGCgggtgcccccccctcccccgctGGGCCCGCCCACTCGTCCTGACAGGCCAGAGAAGATTCCAGTGGTCACAGAGAAGCCTATGAAGATTCCACCCACCAAGccttccaccaccaccaccaccactaaggTTACCACGACCACCACAGCCATCACCACTACTACCCAGATCACAGCCATCAGTCTGACCAGAGCCCCACCTGTCACTACACCCAGGGTGACTCCGCCCTCCAGACAGTACCTGTGTAACATCACCAAGCCAGAGATGTACCTGGTTAGAGTAG TGAGCTCTAAAGGTTCATCAGCTGGCTTCAGTCAGGTGAGAGAGCTGCTGAAGAGGGAGTTCAACCGCTCAGTGGAGCTCCAG TTCCTGAGAACTCCATCCAGTTTTGCATTCCGAGTCGTATCAGGACCTTTGATTTACACCTCCATATCTGTCATCAACGCTCTCCGTCCACCAGTGCGCACCTCTGGCCCCGTTCCCACCGTGTCACCACTCTACACCATACCTGACCTCACTTACCAAATCCACTCTGTGCTACAGTTTGTTCCCACCCACATTGATGTCAGGCTGTGCAATTTCAGTGAACGGGTGGAAAAGGGTCTCCTGATGGCATATGCCGAAACTCGCCGGCGTTCACATGAGACTGGCAATGTCACTGTACAG TTGTTGAACATCACTGTGGGCGTAGCCAGGCTCAGGGAGCAGAAGGTTCCGGTTGACATCACCTTTGCGGTACGAGATGGCCGGGGCTATCTGCCCGGCTCAGAGGTCAGCGAACACCTGAGGAAGCTCAGCCTTGTGGAGTTCAGTTTTTACATCGGATTTCCTGTCCTGCAAATCGCAGAAC CCTTCCACTACCCTGAGCTTAACACATCTCACCACCTGCGTTCCACTTGGGTCCGTACAG TCCTGCTGGGTGTTCAGGAGCAGATGGTGGCTGAGAGAAGTTTTAAAGCTCGACTAGAGAGACGCCTCGCTCTGCTGTTGGAGGAGGGGTTGAGTGGAGTCAGGAGGCGCTATACTAGAGCTACAGCTGTGGGCAACAACAGTCTGCAG GTGGTGCGTGTGGCGAGGCTGTCGGGGgcagagcgccccctggaggtgTTGTATTTCGTGGAAGGCCCAGGGGGTGAGCGGATCCCTGCTGAAGTGACTGCAGCCACTCTGAACCGACTAGACCTTCAGAGAGCTGCCATTGTCCTTGGACATCGTGTCCAGAGACCACTCGCTCAGC CTGTGGAGACACTGTCAGTGCCACCCTCAGAGACTCAGAGCAGCAGTATTTGGCTGATTGTTGGTGTGGTAGTCCCTGTCCTTCTGgctgtcttcatcatcatcatcctttacTGGAAGTTGTGTGGCTCAGACAAGTTGGAGTTCCAGCCAGATGCCATAAACACCATCCAGCAGCGGCAAAAG CTTCAGGCTCCTAGTGTTAAAGGCTTCGACTTCGCCAAACTCCATCTGGGTCAGCACAGCAAAGATGACATCATGGTGATCCAGGAGCCTGGTCCACTGCCGGCCCCTGTCAAAGAGGCCACGCCTTCTGATGGTGGAGACCTCAACACTCCCAAATCTAAAGGATCGTCCACTAAAGCAGCCAGGTCCAGCCGCCGCAGGGGCAG aCTCAGTCCATCAGATGGTGATTCATTAGGAAGTGACCAGTCCAGTGGCAGAGAGTCAGCAGAGGAGAGTACCCGGCCTGTGGCCACGCCCAGTGAGGGGAAACAGCACAGGAAGACGCCTAAAAATG GAAGGAGCAAGATGG CTGCTCCATCGGGCAGTGGTCCAGATGAgctgctctcctcctcctccatcttcgaTCATGTCGACCGTCTGTCACGTGGCTCCTCTGATGGGACTCGTCGTCAGGCCAACAAGGTGCAACTAATTGCCATGCAGCCACGGCCAAGCCCACCGCTACAGCACCCCCCGACCCAGCTGAGTCCAACCCTCACAGAAAAAGTCAACACAGAG gTGGCGCTAAGACACAAGTCAGAGATTGAACATCACAGAAACAAGTTGCGGCAGCGCGCCAAGAGGCGTGGCCAGTGTGAGTTCCCATCCATGGATGACATAATGGATGCATTTGGAGATGGACCGGTACAAAGTGAGGCAGCGCAGCGCCTCTACAGCTCCGCCCACGACCACATGGACTGTATCCTGCAGACTGACGCCCCATCACCTCCAACCCCCACTGACTCCAGGAGAAG AGGGAGGCGGTCTCCTCGAGGGCGGCGGGCTCAGCCAGGTCCTGGAAGTCTCCCCGATACTGACAGAGACAGGCTGCTTACTGACCAGAGCGCCACCTACAGAAAATACCCAGGACTCAACAATGTGGCCTATATG TCAGACCCTGATCTTCCCCCAGACCACGGCAGCCCCTCCCCTACTGATGAGGTGTTTGACCCTGCCCCGCCCCCACCCCCGTACATGCCTCCCCAACCCTCCATTGAGGAAGCACGGCAGCAGATGCACTCCCTCCTGGATGATGCCTTTGCCCTGGTGTCGCCGTCCTCACAGGGCAGCGCCGGGGTGAGCGGGGTAAGCCCTGCCCTGCCCAGCCCCTCCCCTCAAGCCCGCCCTTCTGGCAGGCAGTGGGGCTCTTACCCAGCAGCCCCCTCTCACAGCCCTTTCTCTGCA AGATATGCTGAACTGGGAATGTCTCCTACATCCGTTCAGGGTCTGCTGCAGAG GCAAGGACTGAGCTCAGGAGGGTATGCCTCTACTGGAGATCAGTTGCAAGAGGCAGTTTATTCCAACAGGGGGCAGTATGATGACCCACCCTCCTCCTCCAGGCCTcgacctgtagggggcagcacag GTGCACAGTTACACCACTTGACCCAGGTGGGTCTCTCCAGCCAGATCGGGGCTTATCCTGGTGTGGGCCGTAGTATGTCAGGTCCCACTGGCTCTAGCTGGAACCAGCAACACTCAGACCAGGACCTATCCAGACCAGGAGCCAGTAGAGAGAGT GTCCTATCATTTCCAGAGTTCTCCTCATCTTCTGTTTTCCAGATGCCCAGCTCGTCATTGCGGGACTCGTCAGCTCCGCCTCTACTCCTGACCTCACCAACGCCAGAGTACCCACCAGAGGACGCCTCCCCCTCCGCCCACACCTCAGCCTCTTTAATAAAGGCGATCAGGGAGGAACTACGACGTCTGGCCCAGAAACAGGCTGCAGTAACC